A single genomic interval of Arthrobacter sp. NicSoilB8 harbors:
- a CDS encoding alpha/beta fold hydrolase → MSRSEKVSFQGSTGELLSGIVDLPEGPVKGWGVFSHGFTLGKDSPSASRMCKALADNGVGMLRFDNLGLGESAGMWSEGSFSHKVADTVKAAEFMRDSGRRVSLLVGHSFGGAAVLSAARQIPELKAVATVGAPFSPKHVAHVFDAALDRILSEGSAEVDLGGKRVEIRRHFVEDLENADLTDCIRQLHKPLMVLHSPTDNTVGIENASTIFRTARHPRSFVSLEGSDHLLTGKGQAARAAKIISAWADQYLDA, encoded by the coding sequence GTGTCCCGCTCAGAAAAAGTCTCCTTCCAGGGTTCCACCGGCGAACTCCTCTCCGGCATCGTGGACCTGCCTGAAGGCCCGGTGAAGGGCTGGGGCGTGTTCTCCCACGGCTTCACCCTGGGCAAGGACAGCCCGTCGGCGTCGCGGATGTGCAAGGCCCTGGCGGACAACGGCGTGGGCATGCTGCGGTTCGACAACCTGGGGCTCGGCGAGTCCGCGGGGATGTGGTCGGAGGGCTCCTTCAGCCACAAGGTGGCGGACACCGTCAAGGCCGCCGAATTCATGCGGGACTCGGGCCGGCGGGTGTCCTTGCTGGTGGGCCACTCCTTCGGCGGCGCCGCCGTCCTGTCCGCCGCGCGGCAGATCCCGGAACTCAAGGCCGTTGCCACGGTGGGGGCACCCTTCTCGCCCAAGCACGTGGCCCACGTCTTCGACGCCGCGCTGGACCGGATCCTGAGCGAGGGAAGTGCCGAGGTGGACCTCGGCGGCAAGCGCGTGGAGATCCGCCGGCACTTCGTCGAGGACCTGGAAAACGCAGACCTCACGGACTGCATCCGGCAGCTGCACAAACCGCTCATGGTGCTGCACTCCCCCACCGACAACACTGTGGGGATCGAAAACGCCAGCACCATCTTCCGGACGGCACGCCACCCGCGCAGCTTCGTCTCGCTGGAGGGCAGCGACCACCTCCTGACGGGCAAGGGCCAGGCGGCCCGGGCCGCGAAGATTATTTCGGCGTGGGCCGACCAGTACCTCGACGCCTGA
- the sdhA gene encoding succinate dehydrogenase flavoprotein subunit — MQVHKYDVVIVGAGGAGMRAAIESGQRARTAVLTKLYPTRSHTGAAQGGMCAALANVEEDNWEWHTFDTIKGGDYLVDQDAAEVMAKEAIDAVLDLEKMGLPFNRTPEGRIDQRRFGGHTRDHGKAPVRRACYAADRTGHMILQTLYQNCVKHNVEFYNEYYVLDLLTVEEDAVREDGTPYKQKRVAGVVSYDLASGELHVFQAKSVVFASGGAGKVFKTTSNAHTLTGDGMGIAFRRGIPLEDMEFFQFHPTGLAGLGILLSEAARGEGAILRNSEGERFMERYAPTIKDLAPRDIVARSMANEVREGRGCGPNKDYVLLDLTHLEPAHIDAKLPDITEFARTYLGVEPYTEPVPVFPTAHYAMGGIPTNITAEVLQDNDTVVPGLYAAGEVACVSVHGSNRLGTNSLLDINVFGKRAGIAAAEYAKTADFVELPADPEAYTLNLLDHVRTSNGTEKVAAIRKELQDTMDANMQVFRTADTLNQVLKDIASFEERYQRISVQDKGKRFNLDLLEAVELGFLLELAKVMTVAALHREESRGGHFREDFPERDDEKFMKHSMAYKDEHAPADGSAEAIAGIRLATKPVVFTRYEPMVRKY; from the coding sequence ATGCAGGTCCATAAGTACGACGTCGTGATCGTCGGTGCCGGTGGCGCCGGGATGCGCGCGGCGATCGAATCAGGTCAGCGCGCCCGAACAGCAGTACTGACCAAGCTCTACCCCACCCGGTCCCACACCGGTGCGGCGCAGGGCGGCATGTGTGCGGCCCTGGCCAACGTCGAAGAAGACAACTGGGAGTGGCACACCTTCGACACCATCAAGGGCGGCGACTACCTGGTTGACCAGGACGCAGCCGAGGTCATGGCCAAGGAAGCGATCGACGCCGTCCTGGACCTGGAGAAGATGGGCCTGCCGTTCAACCGCACGCCCGAGGGCCGCATTGACCAGCGCCGGTTTGGCGGCCACACCCGCGACCACGGCAAGGCACCGGTCCGCCGCGCCTGCTACGCCGCCGACCGCACCGGCCACATGATCCTGCAGACCCTGTACCAAAACTGCGTCAAGCACAACGTTGAGTTCTACAACGAGTACTACGTCCTGGACCTGCTGACGGTCGAGGAAGACGCGGTCCGCGAGGACGGCACCCCGTACAAGCAGAAGCGCGTTGCCGGCGTCGTGTCCTACGACCTCGCCTCAGGCGAACTGCACGTCTTCCAGGCCAAGTCCGTGGTGTTCGCCTCCGGCGGCGCCGGGAAGGTCTTCAAGACCACCTCCAACGCGCACACCCTCACCGGTGACGGCATGGGCATCGCGTTCCGCCGCGGCATCCCGCTGGAAGACATGGAGTTCTTCCAGTTCCACCCGACAGGCCTCGCCGGCCTGGGCATCCTGCTCTCCGAGGCCGCCCGCGGCGAAGGCGCCATCCTGCGCAACTCCGAGGGTGAACGCTTCATGGAGCGCTACGCGCCCACCATCAAGGACCTCGCTCCGCGCGACATCGTGGCCCGCTCCATGGCTAATGAAGTCCGCGAAGGACGCGGCTGCGGCCCGAACAAGGACTACGTCCTTCTGGACCTGACGCACCTTGAACCCGCGCACATCGACGCCAAGCTGCCGGACATCACCGAGTTCGCCCGCACCTACCTGGGCGTGGAGCCGTACACGGAGCCGGTTCCCGTCTTCCCGACTGCGCACTACGCCATGGGCGGCATCCCCACGAACATCACCGCCGAGGTCCTCCAGGACAACGACACCGTGGTTCCGGGCCTCTACGCCGCAGGCGAGGTCGCCTGCGTCTCCGTCCACGGCTCCAACCGCCTGGGCACCAACTCGCTGCTGGACATCAACGTGTTCGGCAAGCGCGCCGGCATCGCCGCCGCCGAATACGCCAAGACGGCGGACTTCGTGGAGCTCCCGGCGGACCCGGAGGCGTACACGCTGAACCTGCTGGACCACGTCCGGACCTCCAACGGCACCGAAAAGGTCGCTGCAATCCGCAAGGAACTGCAGGACACCATGGACGCCAACATGCAGGTGTTCCGCACCGCGGACACGCTGAACCAGGTCCTGAAGGACATCGCGTCCTTCGAGGAGCGGTACCAGCGCATCAGCGTCCAGGACAAGGGCAAGCGCTTCAACCTGGACCTGCTCGAAGCTGTGGAGCTGGGCTTCCTGCTGGAGCTCGCCAAGGTCATGACCGTGGCGGCCCTGCACCGCGAAGAGTCCCGCGGCGGCCACTTCCGCGAGGACTTCCCCGAGCGCGACGACGAAAAATTCATGAAGCACTCCATGGCGTACAAGGATGAGCATGCTCCGGCGGACGGTTCCGCTGAAGCGATTGCGGGCATCCGGCTTGCCACCAAACCGGTGGTCTTTACGCGCTACGAGCCGATGGTGAGGAAGTACTAA
- a CDS encoding succinate dehydrogenase iron-sulfur subunit — protein MSAELAEPASKIELPAGVGGGGEIPSFDVTLRVRRYNPEVSEDATWDDFKVTMYGTDRVLDALHKIKWEMDGSVSFRRSCAHGVCGSDAMRINGRNRLACKTLLKDLDTSKPITVEPIKGLPVEKDLIVDMEPFFQSFREVMPFLINRGHEPTKERLQSAEDRERFDDTTKCILCAACTSSCPVFWTDGQYFGPAAIVNAHRFIFDSRDDAGDMRLEILNDKEGVWRCRTTFNCTEACPRGIQVTQAIAEVKQAILSRKI, from the coding sequence ATGAGCGCTGAACTCGCTGAGCCAGCATCCAAGATCGAACTGCCCGCCGGCGTCGGCGGGGGCGGGGAAATCCCGTCCTTCGACGTCACGCTGCGCGTGCGCCGCTACAACCCCGAGGTCTCCGAGGACGCCACGTGGGATGACTTCAAGGTCACCATGTACGGCACCGACCGTGTCCTGGACGCCCTGCACAAGATCAAGTGGGAGATGGACGGCAGCGTCTCCTTCCGCCGCTCCTGCGCCCACGGCGTCTGCGGTTCCGATGCCATGCGCATCAACGGCCGCAACCGCCTGGCCTGCAAGACCCTGCTGAAGGACCTGGACACGTCCAAGCCCATCACGGTCGAGCCCATCAAGGGCCTGCCGGTGGAGAAGGACCTGATCGTGGACATGGAGCCGTTCTTCCAGTCCTTCCGCGAGGTCATGCCCTTCCTGATCAACCGCGGCCACGAGCCCACCAAGGAACGCCTGCAGTCCGCCGAGGACCGCGAGCGGTTCGACGACACCACCAAGTGCATCCTGTGCGCCGCGTGCACCTCGTCCTGCCCGGTGTTCTGGACCGACGGCCAGTACTTCGGCCCGGCGGCGATCGTCAACGCGCACCGCTTCATCTTCGATTCCCGCGATGACGCCGGCGACATGCGCCTGGAGATCCTCAACGACAAGGAAGGCGTGTGGCGCTGCCGCACCACCTTCAACTGCACCGAGGCGTGCCCCCGCGGCATCCAGGTCACCCAGGCGATCGCCGAGGTCAAGCAGGCCATCCTGTCCCGCAAGATCTAG